The genomic DNA CGGCTCAACCCGCAGCAGCAGGAGTGCGTCACCCTCCGCTTCCTGCAGGGCCTCTCGGTCGCCGAGACGGCACGGATCATGGGCAAGAACGAGGGCGCCATCAAGACCCTCCAGTACCGCGCCGTCCGCACCCTGGCCCGGCTGCTGCCGCCCGACGCCCGGTGACCGCGTGATCCGGGCCGTGATATCCGACGGACCGTCACCGGCCTTCCGGCACGCACACGTGCGGGTGAAGAGGCGGTCACATGATCAGAGCTGCGTAACCGACCGCCGACACCGCTCGTTGGCCAGCGTGCAGTCCGCCACCGGGTCTTCAGTCAAGTGGGATCCAGACCTGTCACCCGATGGTGTGGTTTCGGCCAGCCGGGGCAACCGTCCGGCCGGCCACGGTGTCGAACACGACGAAGGGAGGTGTGGCCCGTGACGGCAAACGTGCTGGAGCACCGGCGGGCGAAGTCCTTCGCCGAGGCGCTGGAGGCCCACCAGGCTGAGAACGGGAGCACCGGCTCGCACCGGGCCGGCTCCACCGCGATGGCCGAGCTGTTCGCCATCGCCGACTCGCTCGGCGCACTGCCCGAGCCCGAGCTGAGCCCCGAGGTGCGGACGGTCCAACGCGCCCAGTTGATGGCCGCGTTCGAGCAGGAGTGGGCCGGCGGCGGGGCCGCGGCGGCCGTGCCCAAGCAGCGCGGCCACCGGGCCGCCCGGGCCCGCCGCACCCGTTGGGGCCGCCGCCTGGTGATCGGCGGCCTGGTCGGCGCCGTCGCCGTCGGCAGCTTCGCCGGCGCGGCCGCCGCGGCCGGCAACGCGCTGCCCGGGGACGCCCTGTACGGCATGAAGCGCGGCCTCGAAGGCCTCCGCCTGGACTGGGCCGACTCCGACGCCGAGCGCGGCGCCCTGCTCCTGCAGCAGGCCTCCACCCGGCTCGACGAGGCGCAGTCCCTGCTCAACCGGGACGGCTCGCCGACCGCGCTCAGCCCCGGCACCGTGGAGCAGGTCCGCCGCGCGCTCGACGACATGCACGCCGAGGCGCTGCGCGGCCGCGACCTGCTGCGCTCGGTGTACCGGTCCAACGGCTCCCTCGCCCCGATGCAGAAGCTGGCCAGCTTCGCCGGCGGCCAGGACTCGCGCTGGACGGCGATGCAGAGCCGGCTCCCGTCCGGTCTGGCCACCCAGGCCGGCAAGGTCGACCGCCTCTTCGAGGACATAAGCGAGGACGTCGCGCCCCTCCGCCTGGAGCAGCCCACCGGCACGACCGGCGGCTCCGGCGGGGGGACGGGCGGCGCCCAGCAGTCCCCCGGCACCACCGGCGGCGCCGGCACCACGGCGGGGACGGGCACCCAGCGCGGCGGCC from Kitasatospora terrestris includes the following:
- a CDS encoding DUF5667 domain-containing protein, producing MTANVLEHRRAKSFAEALEAHQAENGSTGSHRAGSTAMAELFAIADSLGALPEPELSPEVRTVQRAQLMAAFEQEWAGGGAAAAVPKQRGHRAARARRTRWGRRLVIGGLVGAVAVGSFAGAAAAAGNALPGDALYGMKRGLEGLRLDWADSDAERGALLLQQASTRLDEAQSLLNRDGSPTALSPGTVEQVRRALDDMHAEALRGRDLLRSVYRSNGSLAPMQKLASFAGGQDSRWTAMQSRLPSGLATQAGKVDRLFEDISEDVAPLRLEQPTGTTGGSGGGTGGAQQSPGTTGGAGTTAGTGTQRGGPGSAPTAHGTGTTSGTGTAPSTAPGLGSVLNPLTGPLTGGGATPSPSAGAQDAGSSPSGAASPEPQQGLSIPPLIPGLLPGLTLG